A window from Oreochromis aureus strain Israel breed Guangdong linkage group 16, ZZ_aureus, whole genome shotgun sequence encodes these proteins:
- the LOC120433552 gene encoding disco-interacting protein 2 homolog C-like, whose product MNWPLDELQFLSFGFLMAHTVPLSHLLQLHKRAERVAALLMERGGLQEGEHIALVYPPGTDLIAAFSGCLYAGCVPITVRPPHPQNISTTLPTVKMTAPSL is encoded by the exons ATGAACTGGCCGTTAgatgaactgcagtttttgtcctTTGGCTTCTTGATGGCTCACACCGTTCCCCTCTCTCACCTCCTGCAGCTGCATAAGAGGGCGGAGCGAGTGGCAGCTCTGCTGATGGAGAGAGGCGGTCTGCAGGAAGGAGAACATATCGCTCTGGTGTACCCGCCAG GTACAGACCTGATCGCAGCCTTTTCTGGCTGCCTGTACGCCGGCTGCGTTCCCATCACAGTGCGACCGCCTCACCCTCAGAACATCTCCACCACCCTGCCCACTGTTAAGATGACAG CTCCATCACTCTGA